A single region of the Dehalococcoides mccartyi genome encodes:
- a CDS encoding M50 family metallopeptidase translates to MLLTIVSFLIIFSIVVISHELGHFFSAKAIGVKVEEFGFGYPPKIFGRKFGQTEYSLNWLPLGGFVKVEDDPVNNKGLSSKSAGKRLLFFSAGALVNAVLPIVLFAFALMVPHDVLVGRVNVEEVVPDSPAALAGLVAGDTILSVNGTEIRNTSEFSRISQLNLGQTIEITILHADQTQSTVSLSPRWQPPAGEGPVGISLQTLDYQIISESESVLDSIPLSIQQNFETLVLFKNSILGLIMGSVPFDVVGPVGLAQMTGDVARAGIGPLLEFTAFLSLNLAIINLLPLPALDGGRILFVFIEWIRGGRRISPRVENLIHMTGFFLLIGLMLAVTFQDIIRIIQG, encoded by the coding sequence ATGCTGTTAACCATTGTTTCTTTTCTGATTATATTTTCCATAGTAGTTATCTCCCATGAGCTTGGCCATTTCTTTTCCGCCAAAGCTATAGGGGTAAAGGTGGAGGAATTCGGGTTTGGCTATCCGCCTAAAATATTCGGCCGCAAATTCGGACAGACTGAGTACAGCCTTAACTGGCTGCCGCTGGGCGGTTTTGTAAAAGTAGAGGACGACCCCGTAAATAATAAAGGCCTTTCCTCAAAAAGTGCCGGTAAGCGTCTGCTCTTTTTCAGTGCCGGAGCTTTGGTAAACGCTGTTTTACCCATTGTCCTGTTTGCCTTTGCCCTGATGGTGCCGCATGACGTGCTGGTGGGTAGGGTAAACGTGGAAGAAGTAGTGCCGGATTCACCTGCCGCTTTAGCCGGGCTGGTAGCGGGTGATACTATTTTGAGTGTAAACGGCACTGAAATAAGAAACACCTCCGAATTTTCCCGTATTTCCCAGCTGAATCTGGGGCAAACCATAGAAATAACCATACTCCATGCTGACCAGACCCAAAGTACTGTCAGTTTGTCTCCCCGCTGGCAGCCGCCGGCCGGTGAAGGCCCGGTGGGTATTTCACTGCAAACTCTGGACTACCAGATAATAAGCGAAAGCGAGTCTGTTCTGGATTCCATTCCCCTGTCTATACAGCAAAATTTTGAAACCCTGGTGCTTTTTAAAAACTCCATACTGGGCCTTATCATGGGCAGTGTACCCTTTGACGTAGTCGGGCCGGTGGGTCTTGCCCAGATGACTGGGGATGTGGCACGTGCCGGGATTGGCCCTCTGCTGGAGTTTACAGCGTTTCTCAGCCTGAATCTGGCTATTATCAATTTGCTGCCCCTGCCCGCCCTTGACGGCGGACGGATATTGTTTGTATTTATTGAGTGGATACGGGGCGGCAGACGCATCTCTCCCAGAGTGGAAAACCTTATCCATATGACCGGGTTTTTCCTGCTGATAGGGCTTATGCTGGCGGTAACCTTTCAGGATATTATACGCATTATCCAAGGCTAG
- a CDS encoding 1-deoxy-D-xylulose-5-phosphate reductoisomerase: protein MVHSIKKIVILGSTGSIGRQTLEVIRSLPDRFKVLGLAGGSNINLLKEQASEFRPEYIYCQNCHDTNACTARFIPMEEMASLPEADVIVVAAPGSTGLQPVLAAARTGKVIALANKESLVSAGEIVTATARENKAKILPVDSEHSAIWQCLSGEVTPPARIILTASGGPFRSLTKDEIDKVTPEQALRHPSWKMGVKVTIDSASLMNKGLEIIEARWLFDMPVRNIQVVIHPQSIIHSMVEFADGSLKAQLSRPDMRFPIQYALTYPERMTNHTLPRLNWAEVGKLDFEMPDMTRFPCLGLAISAGEEGKTYPAALCAADEVAVEMFLKGQISFGQIPELIAKVLDAHQSVASPSLDDILAADAWARRKVTELAGKL, encoded by the coding sequence ATGGTTCATTCAATAAAGAAAATCGTCATACTGGGGTCTACCGGTTCTATCGGCCGCCAGACTCTGGAAGTTATCCGTTCGTTGCCAGACCGATTTAAGGTGCTGGGGCTGGCCGGCGGCTCAAACATAAACCTGCTGAAAGAACAGGCGAGCGAATTCCGCCCTGAATACATCTACTGCCAAAACTGCCATGATACTAATGCCTGTACCGCCCGTTTTATCCCCATGGAGGAAATGGCCTCCCTGCCTGAAGCAGACGTAATAGTAGTGGCCGCACCCGGCAGTACCGGTTTACAGCCGGTGCTTGCCGCCGCCAGAACCGGCAAGGTAATAGCTTTGGCCAACAAGGAATCCCTCGTTTCCGCCGGAGAGATAGTAACCGCCACCGCACGGGAAAACAAAGCTAAAATACTGCCGGTAGACAGTGAACATAGCGCTATCTGGCAGTGTTTATCAGGCGAGGTCACGCCCCCCGCCCGGATTATCCTGACCGCCTCAGGCGGGCCTTTCCGTTCCTTAACTAAAGACGAAATAGATAAAGTCACCCCCGAACAGGCACTCAGGCATCCCTCGTGGAAAATGGGGGTTAAGGTTACCATAGACTCAGCCAGCCTAATGAACAAAGGACTGGAGATAATAGAAGCCCGCTGGCTGTTCGATATGCCAGTACGGAATATTCAGGTGGTTATCCACCCGCAGAGCATTATCCACTCTATGGTGGAGTTTGCAGACGGCAGCCTTAAAGCCCAGTTGTCACGACCGGATATGCGCTTCCCTATTCAGTATGCTCTAACCTACCCGGAAAGAATGACCAATCACACCCTACCCCGCCTTAACTGGGCAGAAGTGGGCAAGCTGGACTTTGAAATGCCTGACATGACCAGATTCCCCTGCTTAGGTTTGGCTATATCCGCCGGAGAAGAGGGGAAAACGTATCCGGCAGCACTGTGCGCCGCAGACGAAGTGGCTGTTGAGATGTTCCTGAAGGGACAAATAAGCTTCGGGCAGATACCCGAACTGATAGCCAAAGTACTGGATGCCCATCAGTCTGTTGCCAGCCCGTCTCTGGATGATATTCTGGCCGCAGATGCCTGGGCACGCCGCAAAGTAACCGAACTGGCAGGTAAATTATAA
- a CDS encoding phosphatidate cytidylyltransferase: MLKKRVLSGCLLAIIALAVIWIDQPIAWLTLAMAVVVALALNEFYNAVTVYLKSQPFKALGIFWGMLIVISPHLQIEGILPFLLGSFSLTSLIYLLTLKDRTDAFPRWAWTLSGVIYIGLLSSFWVALRELPMGREWVLWTLILTSATDTMAFFIGSRFGKQKMAPSISPNKSWQGAIGGAVFSIIVAPIFADLLGLPISMFISMLIGLLVSVAGQTGDIAESLFKRNMHCKDSGNLIPGHGGIMDRLDSLLFTGIVVYYYVIWFIQ; this comes from the coding sequence ATGCTTAAAAAACGAGTTTTAAGCGGCTGCCTGCTGGCCATTATTGCCTTAGCAGTTATCTGGATTGACCAGCCTATAGCCTGGCTTACGCTGGCTATGGCAGTAGTAGTAGCCCTGGCTTTAAATGAATTTTACAATGCCGTAACCGTATACCTTAAGTCCCAGCCGTTCAAGGCGCTGGGTATCTTCTGGGGTATGCTTATCGTAATCAGCCCTCACCTGCAGATAGAAGGCATTTTGCCATTTCTGCTGGGCTCTTTCAGCCTGACCTCACTCATATACCTGCTGACACTTAAAGACCGCACAGACGCCTTTCCCCGCTGGGCTTGGACACTATCCGGGGTAATCTATATCGGTCTGCTCTCCAGTTTCTGGGTAGCCCTGCGCGAATTGCCTATGGGACGTGAATGGGTGCTCTGGACGCTGATACTCACTTCCGCCACTGATACCATGGCCTTTTTCATTGGCAGCCGTTTCGGCAAGCAAAAAATGGCACCTTCCATAAGCCCCAACAAAAGCTGGCAAGGGGCTATAGGCGGTGCGGTGTTCAGCATTATAGTAGCTCCGATCTTTGCTGACTTGCTGGGACTACCTATAAGTATGTTTATATCCATGCTGATAGGTCTTTTGGTCAGCGTAGCCGGACAAACCGGTGATATTGCTGAATCCCTGTTTAAGCGCAATATGCACTGCAAGGATTCCGGGAATCTGATACCCGGACACGGCGGAATAATGGACCGCCTGGACAGCCTGCTTTTTACCGGTATAGTGGTATACTACTACGTAATATGGTTCATTCAATAA
- a CDS encoding isoprenyl transferase, whose translation MDTTVTINNTPPNHIAIIMDGNGRWAERRGLSRIDGHKAGLENARLVIRHLNSLGIKYVTLYSFSTENWKRPDAEIKGLFGLVNDVMSSYIPELVENNVRLRHLGHLDKLPAILRHKLEGVLSATSQNTGLTLCLAFDYGGRDEIIQAVKGLVKDGIAVDKITEDVFARYLYTADIPEADLVIRTGGEIRLSNFLIWQSAYSELYFSEVMWPDFGEKEIDKAISAFNQRQRRFGGL comes from the coding sequence TTGGACACAACAGTTACAATAAATAATACCCCTCCAAACCACATCGCAATAATAATGGACGGAAACGGCCGCTGGGCAGAACGCCGCGGCCTTAGCCGCATAGACGGACATAAAGCCGGTCTTGAAAATGCCAGACTGGTTATCCGCCACTTGAACTCACTGGGGATCAAATATGTCACCCTATACAGCTTTTCCACCGAGAACTGGAAACGCCCCGATGCTGAAATAAAAGGACTTTTCGGGCTGGTAAATGACGTTATGTCATCTTATATTCCGGAGCTGGTGGAAAATAATGTCCGCTTACGGCATCTGGGGCATCTGGATAAACTGCCCGCAATACTCAGGCATAAACTGGAGGGTGTGCTCTCAGCCACCAGCCAAAATACCGGCCTGACACTCTGTCTGGCATTTGACTACGGCGGGCGTGATGAAATCATTCAGGCGGTAAAAGGTCTGGTTAAAGACGGAATAGCTGTTGATAAAATAACCGAAGATGTATTTGCCCGCTACCTGTACACCGCAGACATTCCGGAAGCTGATTTAGTTATCCGCACCGGCGGCGAAATACGGCTTTCCAATTTTCTCATTTGGCAATCTGCCTACAGCGAGCTGTATTTTTCAGAAGTAATGTGGCCGGATTTCGGCGAAAAAGAAATTGATAAAGCTATCTCTGCCTTTAATCAGCGACAGAGACGTTTCGGTGGTTTGTAA
- the frr gene encoding ribosome recycling factor, with the protein MINEILQKSEKKMAASLDVLSQELSGIRTGRSSPALVEHIRVEYAGVPTPINHLAGISAPDPRYITIQPWDKSCLSAIEKAIMKSDLGLMPNNDGNIIRLNIPPLSEERRQEMIKMVNKRLEEDKIAMRNVRRDAMDEMKKLEKAKEISQDDLKRGSDQLQKITDSFIAKADKLGADKETELKQV; encoded by the coding sequence ATGATAAATGAAATTTTACAAAAATCTGAAAAAAAGATGGCTGCTTCACTTGATGTGCTCTCGCAGGAACTCTCCGGCATACGCACCGGGCGTTCGTCACCGGCTCTGGTTGAGCATATCAGAGTAGAGTACGCAGGCGTACCCACCCCTATCAATCATCTGGCCGGCATCTCTGCCCCTGACCCCCGTTATATTACTATCCAGCCATGGGACAAGAGCTGCCTTTCAGCTATTGAAAAAGCTATTATGAAATCTGATTTGGGCCTTATGCCCAACAACGACGGCAATATTATCCGCCTGAATATTCCTCCCCTGTCTGAAGAACGCCGCCAGGAAATGATTAAAATGGTTAATAAGCGGCTGGAAGAAGACAAAATAGCTATGAGAAACGTCCGCCGTGATGCTATGGATGAAATGAAGAAACTGGAAAAAGCCAAGGAAATCTCTCAGGACGACCTGAAACGTGGCTCTGACCAGCTTCAGAAGATCACGGACAGCTTTATTGCCAAGGCCGACAAGCTGGGTGCTGATAAAGAAACTGAATTAAAGCAAGTTTAG
- the pyrH gene encoding UMP kinase, with protein sequence MAEIKYKRILLKLSGEAFKGATGYGIDIPTVRSIAQEIKHICLMGVEVAIVVGGGNIWRGATAAKEGIDRVSADYAGMLATIINALTLQDALEREGIVTRTQSALAVQQVAEPYIRRRAIRHLEKGRVVIFAGGTGNPYMTTDTAAALRAIEIEASVLLMAKNKVDGVYTADPKKHPEATLFQHLTHMEAINKRLQVMDATALSLCLDNKLPIIVFDLQSSESLVSAISGQPIGTLISSEA encoded by the coding sequence ATGGCTGAAATAAAATATAAACGTATCCTGTTAAAACTCAGTGGAGAGGCTTTCAAAGGAGCCACGGGATACGGTATTGATATCCCTACCGTAAGAAGCATTGCCCAGGAGATTAAGCATATCTGTCTTATGGGTGTTGAAGTGGCTATTGTGGTAGGGGGAGGCAATATTTGGCGGGGGGCAACCGCTGCCAAAGAAGGCATTGACCGGGTTTCAGCCGATTATGCTGGTATGCTGGCCACTATTATAAACGCCCTTACCCTGCAGGACGCCTTGGAACGTGAGGGTATCGTAACCCGCACCCAATCTGCCTTGGCTGTCCAGCAGGTAGCCGAGCCGTATATCCGAAGGCGGGCTATACGGCATCTGGAAAAAGGGCGGGTAGTTATCTTTGCCGGAGGCACCGGCAACCCCTATATGACCACCGACACCGCCGCCGCTTTACGTGCCATAGAAATAGAAGCCAGTGTGCTTCTTATGGCTAAAAATAAGGTGGACGGCGTTTATACCGCTGACCCTAAAAAACACCCCGAAGCTACCTTGTTCCAGCACCTTACTCATATGGAAGCTATAAACAAGCGCCTCCAGGTTATGGATGCAACGGCCCTTTCACTTTGTCTGGATAATAAATTGCCGATTATTGTGTTTGACCTTCAGTCCTCCGAAAGCCTGGTTAGCGCCATTTCCGGTCAGCCGATAGGTACATTAATATCCAGCGAGGCTTAG
- the tsf gene encoding translation elongation factor Ts, translating into MAINAEQIKELREKCGAGVMECRNALVDANGNVEKAQEILREKGLVKAAKKAERETVQGIVESYIHTQGRIGALVELNCETDFVARTDAFKELAHNLAMQVAAMCPLYLSEEDRPADCEVEAANACLLLQPYIKDPSKTINGLIIETVAKVGENIRLKRFARFELGG; encoded by the coding sequence TTGGCTATCAATGCTGAACAGATAAAAGAGCTCCGCGAGAAATGCGGCGCAGGCGTTATGGAGTGCCGCAACGCTCTGGTGGATGCAAATGGCAATGTTGAAAAAGCCCAGGAGATTCTCCGGGAGAAAGGCCTGGTAAAAGCCGCCAAAAAGGCTGAACGAGAAACTGTCCAGGGCATAGTGGAATCATATATCCACACCCAGGGACGGATTGGTGCATTGGTTGAGCTTAACTGCGAAACTGACTTTGTTGCCCGCACTGATGCCTTTAAGGAACTGGCCCACAATCTGGCCATGCAGGTAGCGGCCATGTGCCCGCTTTACCTGTCTGAAGAAGACCGCCCGGCTGACTGTGAAGTTGAAGCTGCAAACGCCTGTTTATTGCTTCAGCCTTACATCAAAGACCCCTCCAAAACCATCAACGGTCTCATTATTGAAACTGTTGCCAAGGTTGGAGAGAATATCCGCCTGAAGCGGTTTGCCCGATTTGAGCTTGGAGGCTAG
- the rpsB gene encoding 30S ribosomal protein S2, with translation MPTTNIKELLEAGAHFGHQTSRWHPRMKKYIFTKRNGIHIIDLEKTVVMLDKACNYINQVVSDGGKVLFVGTKKQAQEILAEEAKRCGMYFINQRWTGGILTNFHSIQSRIDYLVRLEDQQARGDFNRLPKKEAQKLAEEIARLNRTMGGFKEMTRLPDVIFVVDPTKEKIAMAEAKRMGVPLVAMVDTNCNPDEVDYPIPSNDDAMRAIKLICSKMADSVIEAQNALKVTEVETTGEAQAETAG, from the coding sequence TTGCCAACTACAAACATCAAAGAGCTTCTGGAAGCCGGGGCGCATTTTGGTCACCAGACCAGCCGCTGGCATCCGCGGATGAAGAAATATATCTTCACCAAACGCAACGGTATTCACATTATTGACCTTGAAAAGACCGTGGTCATGCTGGACAAAGCCTGTAATTACATTAACCAGGTTGTCAGTGATGGCGGTAAGGTTCTTTTTGTTGGTACCAAAAAACAGGCCCAGGAAATTTTGGCTGAAGAAGCCAAGAGATGCGGCATGTATTTTATCAATCAGCGCTGGACAGGTGGTATTTTAACCAATTTCCACTCCATTCAGTCACGGATTGATTATCTGGTACGGCTGGAAGACCAGCAGGCCAGGGGTGATTTTAACCGTCTGCCCAAAAAAGAAGCTCAGAAACTGGCTGAGGAAATTGCCCGTCTGAACCGCACTATGGGCGGCTTCAAAGAAATGACCCGCTTACCGGATGTAATCTTTGTGGTAGACCCCACTAAAGAAAAGATTGCTATGGCTGAAGCCAAACGTATGGGCGTTCCTCTGGTGGCTATGGTTGATACCAACTGCAACCCCGACGAAGTTGACTACCCCATCCCTTCTAATGATGACGCTATGCGGGCTATCAAACTCATTTGCTCCAAAATGGCTGATTCCGTTATCGAAGCCCAGAATGCTTTGAAGGTTACCGAAGTTGAAACCACCGGTGAAGCTCAGGCTGAAACTGCCGGTTAA
- the purQ gene encoding phosphoribosylformylglycinamidine synthase I: MSKVKTLILRTPGTNCDAETSYAFELAGSETEMVHINELLAKPSRLAEFQIMAFPGGFGYGDDLGAGRVLANEVRLKLGEKINRFHESGGLIIGICNGFQALVKTGILPGPMKDGQKITLTDNNSGRFECRWTYLSVNPFSTCVFTQGIDRLYLPVAHGEGKLLGSPEVINKLNSVVYYTDKAGKRNAPYPANPAGTLMDIAGIADESGRIFALMPHPERFVRGSQHPRWPAEGLKKEGDGLKIFTNAVKWVRQV; this comes from the coding sequence ATGAGTAAAGTAAAAACCCTGATACTCCGCACACCCGGTACTAACTGTGATGCTGAAACATCTTATGCCTTTGAGCTGGCCGGTTCCGAGACAGAGATGGTACATATAAACGAACTTCTGGCAAAGCCTTCACGCTTAGCCGAATTTCAGATAATGGCTTTTCCCGGCGGCTTCGGTTATGGTGATGACCTGGGGGCGGGACGGGTACTGGCTAATGAAGTGCGCCTGAAACTGGGTGAAAAAATAAACCGTTTTCACGAAAGCGGCGGGCTTATTATAGGTATCTGCAACGGCTTTCAGGCACTGGTCAAGACCGGTATACTGCCGGGCCCCATGAAAGACGGGCAGAAAATAACCCTGACAGACAACAACTCAGGCCGTTTTGAGTGCCGCTGGACATACCTTTCGGTAAATCCTTTTTCCACCTGCGTGTTCACCCAGGGTATAGACCGCCTGTATCTGCCGGTAGCCCACGGCGAAGGCAAACTGCTGGGCAGCCCTGAAGTAATAAACAAGCTGAATTCGGTGGTTTACTATACCGACAAAGCCGGCAAACGCAACGCCCCCTACCCGGCTAATCCGGCCGGCACCCTGATGGATATTGCCGGCATAGCAGACGAAAGCGGGCGGATATTTGCCCTCATGCCCCATCCTGAGCGTTTTGTCCGGGGCAGCCAGCACCCGCGCTGGCCGGCGGAAGGTTTGAAAAAAGAAGGCGACGGGCTGAAAATATTTACCAATGCCGTAAAGTGGGTACGCCAAGTCTAA
- the purL gene encoding phosphoribosylformylglycinamidine synthase subunit PurL, with the protein MHRIEVSLKPEWPDPRGNGVCRDIQDLGITSVAEVRVIDVFWLEGQLSDSEVMTISEELLSDKIIQTFKYDADCPQAEADGFSAIEVTYNAGVTDPVQETILKAISDLGIKGVTAARTAKRYLLKGEISADELKTIGNKLLINPIVQHVVKSGSNPFPPNPQYTFKLRKIDLLAEKLKDNMASLGKEFSLSHQELSAIYEHYLKLGRAPTDAELETLAQTWSEHCCHKTFKATLDYDGQIINNLLKQTIAKATAELNKPWCLSVFVDNSGVIEFDDNWGVCFKAETHNHPSAVEPYGGAATGIGGVIRDILGTGLAAKPIANTDVFCFGQPDLPENKLPPGVLHPRRVFKGVRSGVADYGNRMGIPTVNGAVIFDERYTANPLVYCGTIGLIPKKYALPGKQSAGDLVVLIGGRTGRDGIHGVTFASGELNDRSTELSFTAVQIGNPIVEKRMLDTLLAARDRELFVRITDCGGGGLSSAIGEMAESTGVKVYLDKVPLKYSGLTYSEIWISESQERMLLAVKKEKLGEIMSLFESEGVEASVIGEFSSDRRLKLFYEDNPVADLQMDFLHHGRPQLELSATRHKHHHPEANFDCPKDIETELKNILSHWNVCSREWIIRQYDHEVQGGSVLKAMAGAENDGPGDAAVIRPVLGSKKAVVISNGINPSYADVDAYNMAASAIDEALRQIIAVGGNLDRVALLDNFSWGNASRPESLGDLVRACQACHDLSLVFETPFISGKDSLNNEFRYEDKLITIPHTLLISAIGVMEDGDKAVSMDFKKSGNLIYIVGKTAEELGGSHYFKNHGFIGNRAPAVNAKRAKENMQALSSATAKGLVAACHDLSEGGLGIAAAEMAFSGKLGANIRLADVPLSEKIAREDYILFSESNSRFLAEVSPEHKAEFEKLMQASDFGLIGEVTAENRLYITGCNGTDILLNTPVSELKEAWQRPMRW; encoded by the coding sequence GTGCATAGAATAGAAGTCTCCCTGAAACCGGAGTGGCCAGATCCCAGAGGTAACGGTGTTTGCCGTGATATACAAGACCTTGGTATTACCTCAGTTGCCGAAGTACGGGTAATAGACGTTTTCTGGCTGGAGGGACAGCTTTCAGACAGTGAAGTCATGACCATTTCTGAGGAGCTTCTTTCAGATAAAATAATCCAGACCTTTAAATATGACGCTGACTGCCCGCAGGCGGAAGCTGACGGCTTTTCGGCTATAGAAGTTACCTATAACGCCGGGGTAACCGACCCGGTTCAGGAAACTATACTCAAAGCCATTTCTGATTTGGGTATAAAGGGCGTAACTGCCGCCAGAACAGCTAAACGCTACCTGCTTAAGGGGGAGATTTCGGCTGATGAACTGAAAACCATCGGCAATAAACTGCTTATAAATCCCATCGTCCAGCACGTGGTTAAGAGCGGTTCAAACCCCTTCCCCCCTAACCCGCAGTATACTTTTAAACTGAGGAAAATTGACCTGCTGGCCGAAAAGCTGAAAGACAACATGGCCTCACTGGGCAAGGAGTTCAGCCTGAGCCATCAGGAACTTTCGGCTATTTATGAACATTACCTGAAATTGGGGCGGGCACCCACTGATGCCGAACTGGAAACCCTGGCCCAGACATGGAGCGAACACTGCTGCCATAAAACCTTTAAAGCCACCCTGGATTATGACGGCCAGATTATAAATAACCTGCTGAAGCAGACTATAGCCAAAGCCACCGCTGAGCTTAACAAACCCTGGTGCTTATCTGTTTTTGTAGATAACTCCGGCGTGATAGAGTTTGATGACAACTGGGGAGTCTGCTTTAAGGCTGAAACCCATAATCACCCGTCAGCGGTTGAGCCATACGGCGGTGCTGCCACCGGCATTGGCGGGGTAATCCGTGACATACTGGGCACGGGACTTGCCGCCAAACCCATTGCCAACACAGATGTATTCTGTTTCGGCCAGCCTGATCTACCCGAAAATAAACTCCCCCCGGGAGTACTACATCCCCGCCGCGTTTTCAAAGGAGTGCGCTCCGGCGTGGCAGATTACGGCAACCGTATGGGCATACCCACGGTTAACGGGGCTGTCATTTTTGATGAACGCTATACCGCAAACCCGCTGGTTTACTGCGGTACTATAGGCCTTATACCCAAAAAATATGCCCTGCCGGGCAAGCAGTCTGCAGGTGATTTGGTGGTGCTGATTGGCGGGCGTACCGGCCGTGACGGCATACACGGTGTGACCTTTGCCTCCGGAGAACTGAATGACCGCTCAACCGAGCTGTCTTTTACCGCCGTCCAGATAGGCAACCCCATTGTGGAAAAGCGCATGCTAGATACCCTGCTTGCCGCCCGTGACCGTGAGCTGTTTGTACGAATTACAGACTGCGGCGGCGGGGGTTTAAGCTCTGCCATAGGTGAAATGGCCGAATCTACCGGGGTAAAAGTCTATCTGGATAAAGTACCCTTGAAGTACTCCGGCCTAACTTACTCTGAAATATGGATATCCGAAAGCCAGGAACGGATGCTGCTGGCAGTTAAAAAAGAAAAACTGGGTGAGATTATGTCACTCTTTGAAAGCGAAGGGGTAGAAGCATCGGTCATAGGCGAATTCAGCAGTGACCGCCGCCTCAAGCTTTTTTACGAAGACAATCCAGTGGCTGATTTGCAGATGGACTTCCTGCATCACGGGCGGCCGCAACTGGAGTTAAGTGCCACCCGCCATAAACACCACCACCCCGAAGCTAATTTTGACTGCCCGAAAGATATTGAAACCGAGCTTAAAAATATACTTTCCCACTGGAATGTGTGCAGCCGGGAGTGGATAATCCGCCAGTATGACCATGAAGTTCAGGGCGGAAGTGTCCTTAAGGCCATGGCTGGGGCTGAAAATGACGGGCCGGGTGATGCCGCCGTTATCCGCCCGGTGCTTGGCTCAAAGAAAGCGGTAGTAATATCAAACGGCATTAACCCCAGCTACGCTGACGTAGATGCCTATAATATGGCCGCATCCGCTATAGACGAAGCCCTAAGGCAGATTATTGCGGTAGGCGGCAACCTTGATAGGGTAGCCCTGCTGGATAACTTCAGCTGGGGCAACGCCAGCCGTCCTGAAAGCCTGGGGGATTTGGTGCGCGCCTGTCAGGCCTGCCATGACCTTTCCCTGGTCTTTGAAACCCCCTTTATTTCGGGCAAAGACAGCCTGAATAACGAATTCCGTTATGAAGATAAACTGATTACCATTCCCCACACCCTGCTTATTTCCGCCATAGGGGTAATGGAAGACGGTGATAAGGCCGTCAGTATGGATTTTAAAAAATCCGGAAACCTTATTTATATTGTGGGGAAAACCGCCGAAGAACTGGGCGGCTCCCATTACTTCAAAAACCATGGATTCATAGGTAACCGTGCTCCTGCCGTAAATGCCAAGCGCGCCAAAGAAAATATGCAGGCCCTTTCTTCCGCTACCGCCAAAGGGCTGGTAGCTGCCTGCCATGACCTATCCGAAGGCGGGCTGGGAATTGCGGCGGCTGAAATGGCGTTCAGCGGCAAACTGGGTGCAAACATACGTCTGGCAGATGTACCTCTTTCTGAAAAGATAGCGCGGGAAGATTATATACTCTTTTCAGAGTCTAACAGCCGTTTTCTGGCAGAAGTATCCCCCGAACATAAGGCCGAATTTGAAAAGCTGATGCAGGCGAGTGACTTCGGGCTGATTGGAGAGGTTACTGCTGAAAACCGGTTGTACATAACCGGGTGTAACGGCACTGATATTCTTTTGAACACTCCGGTTAGCGAACTGAAAGAGGCCTGGCAAAGGCCAATGCGCTGGTAG